A single region of the Microthrixaceae bacterium genome encodes:
- a CDS encoding EAL domain-containing protein, protein MAATASATEATHDMDQGRSRVLFVTALVIAALTPMIMWLTQFQGPDSALIILLVTGLSAVFNNVNIDFEFRHENHRFMFLAIPMLVGLSFLSPLTLLAIQLAVAGLTYRVVENQPLMKLVVNLAIVGLDTVVAATVFWLWIGPENSGVLSWFVLLGGFVLAEAAGGFVTIAVMSSFLGRLITPSGTDLVLTLIGIVADVTLAVVFVTLLRLNSAAAALVLVIGVTMYLLAREYTRISTRYRGMNRLNNFAIGISSAVNDGTVFEELLYQAAETLHAETAWITLERFGEVTRFEIRDRQLVQTPSTQLDRLLLDLAPIEPQIFTVEDETTPSAFAKALNDSGHEEIVAVELTRQDSTRLVLVIADRSTEVRPFDREDADMLGTVGVHANLSLQNVDLVERLRLQVQESDYLASHDSLTDLPNRSLLLHTLDEMLGRGDDVAVILLDLDRFKEVNDTLGHENGDLVLIEVAARLSSLLEDGEMAARLGGDEFAVIVRRGSRCDTGALTDDAFVAARNIANNLHRSFAIGDVAIDIAASVGISLPVDPRGPDGGRRLDAGTMLRQADVAMYLAKEGRTVIECYSNERDHYNPERLAMASRLRAAIDHGELVLHYQPQVHIRSGVVESVEALVRWPQPDGSFVPPDSFISLAEHTGLIHQLTRFVVSSAVEQAAIWYAAGTPRRVSMNLSAYNLTNESIVDLYSELLAHHRLPPELLVAELTESAVISDSRRAVAVMERIRQLGIGISIDDFGTGQSSLSYLANLPATELKIDRSFITPLGTEPTAEIIVRATVELAQSLRMHVVAEGIETEEQLAILSDIGCDYAQGFYFSRALEPRGLELWVEQHRADAAQPRLETREVATNNGAPTSSFR, encoded by the coding sequence ATGGCCGCAACTGCATCGGCAACTGAAGCGACCCACGACATGGACCAGGGACGTTCCCGGGTTCTGTTCGTGACCGCGCTCGTCATCGCCGCGTTGACGCCGATGATCATGTGGCTCACCCAATTTCAGGGGCCGGATAGCGCACTGATCATCCTGCTGGTGACCGGGCTGTCGGCGGTGTTCAACAACGTGAACATCGACTTCGAGTTCCGCCACGAGAACCACCGGTTCATGTTTCTTGCCATCCCGATGCTCGTCGGGTTGAGTTTTCTCTCGCCACTGACCCTGTTAGCCATCCAACTCGCGGTCGCCGGGTTGACCTATCGCGTCGTCGAGAATCAACCGCTGATGAAGCTGGTGGTGAACCTCGCGATCGTCGGCCTCGACACCGTCGTCGCCGCCACCGTGTTCTGGCTTTGGATCGGGCCAGAGAACAGCGGCGTACTCTCGTGGTTCGTGCTCCTGGGCGGATTCGTGCTGGCGGAGGCGGCCGGGGGATTCGTCACGATCGCGGTCATGAGCAGCTTTCTCGGCAGGCTCATCACCCCGAGCGGAACCGACCTCGTTCTCACCCTCATCGGCATCGTCGCCGACGTCACGCTGGCAGTGGTGTTCGTGACACTGCTGCGCCTCAACAGCGCTGCTGCGGCACTGGTGCTCGTCATCGGGGTCACGATGTACCTGCTGGCTCGCGAATACACCCGCATCAGCACCCGCTATCGGGGAATGAATCGGCTGAACAACTTCGCGATCGGCATCTCCTCGGCGGTCAACGACGGTACCGTTTTCGAGGAATTGCTGTATCAAGCCGCCGAGACCCTTCACGCCGAGACGGCGTGGATCACCCTCGAGCGGTTCGGTGAGGTGACCCGGTTCGAGATTCGCGACCGGCAGCTTGTGCAGACACCGTCAACGCAACTCGATCGGCTTCTGCTCGACCTCGCTCCGATTGAGCCCCAGATCTTCACCGTCGAGGACGAAACGACTCCGAGCGCGTTCGCGAAAGCCCTGAACGACTCCGGTCACGAGGAGATCGTGGCCGTCGAGTTGACCCGCCAAGATTCGACTCGCCTGGTGCTCGTCATCGCCGACCGCAGCACCGAGGTTCGGCCATTCGATCGAGAAGATGCCGACATGTTGGGCACCGTTGGTGTGCACGCCAACCTGTCGCTGCAGAACGTCGATCTCGTCGAGAGACTCCGGCTGCAGGTGCAGGAGTCCGACTACCTCGCCTCCCACGATTCGCTCACCGACCTTCCGAACCGATCGCTGCTACTACACACCCTCGACGAGATGCTCGGCCGTGGCGACGACGTCGCCGTGATCCTGTTGGACCTCGACCGGTTCAAGGAGGTCAACGACACCCTCGGCCACGAGAACGGCGACCTGGTGCTGATCGAAGTCGCGGCACGTCTGAGTTCCCTGCTCGAAGACGGCGAAATGGCGGCGCGCCTCGGCGGCGACGAATTCGCCGTGATCGTGCGACGAGGCAGCCGGTGCGATACCGGCGCCCTCACCGACGATGCGTTCGTCGCGGCGCGCAACATAGCGAACAATCTCCACCGATCATTCGCCATCGGCGATGTCGCCATCGACATCGCCGCCAGCGTGGGCATCTCGCTGCCGGTGGATCCGCGAGGCCCCGACGGGGGACGCCGACTCGATGCCGGCACCATGCTGCGCCAGGCCGACGTCGCGATGTACCTCGCCAAAGAGGGCCGAACGGTCATCGAGTGCTACAGCAACGAACGCGACCACTACAACCCCGAACGCTTGGCGATGGCGAGCCGACTTCGCGCCGCGATCGATCACGGCGAACTGGTTCTGCACTATCAGCCTCAGGTTCACATTCGTTCAGGCGTCGTGGAGTCGGTCGAAGCCCTCGTGCGCTGGCCCCAACCCGATGGCTCGTTCGTGCCGCCCGACTCGTTCATCAGCCTGGCCGAGCACACCGGGTTGATTCATCAGCTGACCCGATTCGTCGTGTCCAGCGCCGTCGAGCAGGCGGCCATCTGGTACGCCGCAGGCACTCCACGCCGTGTTTCGATGAACCTCAGCGCCTACAACCTCACCAATGAGTCGATCGTCGACCTGTACTCCGAACTCCTCGCCCACCACCGGCTCCCGCCCGAACTGCTCGTCGCCGAACTCACCGAGTCCGCCGTCATCTCCGATTCACGCCGGGCGGTCGCGGTGATGGAGCGCATCCGACAGCTCGGCATCGGCATATCCATCGACGACTTCGGAACCGGGCAGTCATCGCTGTCCTACCTCGCCAACCTTCCGGCGACAGAACTCAAGATCGATCGGAGCTTCATCACACCGCTCGGAACGGAGCCGACCGCCGAGATCATCGTGCGCGCCACCGTGGAACTCGCCCAGAGCCTCCGCATGCACGTCGTCGCCGAAGGCATCGAGACCGAGGAACAGCTGGCGATCCTGAGCGACATCGGGTGTGACTACGCCCAGGGCTTC
- a CDS encoding diguanylate cyclase, with protein sequence MRRLTAIILGGLGLITGATAMLADASWLGIVAGLAALAAGVVGFSETANNEALQAKAITASDETNRLRAEVERLQVELADERTKRVDAQPPLAEFSTDSAGSFNRKFDDTATPLVNDPRDLSDTKLLADPETNLFSEAYFRVALDARIASARRHLRPVAVAIVEVLEGDDPQFGEEADPQKVTGAIRQTLRDADTACRMTDGRYAIILEDTPENGAVWTVERIRRNLTTRYGHHTMWAGVACYPAHAFSSEELLEQSTAALGAAREWKQDRIEVATSE encoded by the coding sequence GTGCGACGACTGACTGCAATCATCTTGGGCGGCCTCGGCCTGATCACCGGCGCCACCGCCATGCTGGCCGACGCGTCCTGGCTGGGCATCGTCGCCGGGCTCGCTGCGCTCGCCGCCGGTGTCGTCGGCTTCAGCGAGACCGCCAACAACGAGGCCCTCCAGGCCAAGGCGATCACCGCGTCGGATGAGACGAACCGGCTTCGGGCCGAGGTCGAGCGGCTGCAGGTGGAACTCGCCGACGAACGCACCAAACGCGTTGATGCACAACCACCCCTCGCGGAGTTCTCCACCGACAGCGCCGGTTCGTTCAACCGCAAGTTCGACGACACCGCGACGCCGCTTGTGAACGATCCGCGAGACCTGTCGGACACGAAGTTGCTCGCCGACCCCGAGACCAACCTGTTCAGTGAGGCCTACTTCCGCGTCGCGCTCGATGCTCGGATTGCGTCCGCTCGTCGTCACCTGCGTCCCGTGGCCGTGGCGATCGTCGAAGTACTCGAAGGCGACGATCCGCAGTTCGGGGAGGAAGCCGATCCTCAGAAGGTGACCGGCGCTATCCGTCAGACCCTGCGGGACGCCGACACCGCGTGCCGGATGACCGACGGCCGCTACGCGATCATCCTCGAGGACACCCCGGAAAACGGAGCGGTGTGGACCGTCGAGCGTATTCGTCGAAACCTCACCACCCGCTACGGCCACCACACGATGTGGGCCGGGGTGGCGTGCTATCCGGCCCATGCCTTCTCCTCGGAGGAACTGCTTGAGCAGTCCACGGCCGCCCTCGGGGCCGCCCGAGAGTGGAAGCAGGACCGCATCGAGGTCGCGACCTCCGAGTAG
- a CDS encoding alpha/beta hydrolase: MSSRSRGVRRIAALSIAAIVAVSGCTSGKSGSISPQGDSGDTGASTPDETGALDWSRCDGDTIAVESLVLNQAAAKGMKCASMEVPVDHEEPDGATITLALARVPATKPSERIGSLVFNPGGPGGSGLEFLASSAALISPDIAERFDLVSFDPRGLGASSPLECLTPDQREEWISRSSDEVADTPEMALEFETAVAQGCEADDAALYANIGTDAVIEDLDLIREALGEDQLNFMGISYGTRIGALYASRHPDRVRAIILDSPVTPDRSLAALAGGQAASLAESLAQFYRWCDADPECALQPDAASAARSQAERLEVTPIEVEGENGLEQLDGSMFETALITAMYDPAMSQPLAEAIVALDASGAERERAAAFLLRLAGLQHSRQPDGTYGNGFEVQTLVSCADAEAPLSSQEAEQIAESTPTLLLPDDAEPSASCTILPTGAATEITTSTAAERVLVIGSVGDPATPYAWMSQMADALGTPKRITYSGTGHGVALSQPCVSAQLVAFLTDPVAFTPTDCEQNPDERDIYATIAGQFTDLGLPGSTIECIVEGLKERISPLAIAADDGSDIDSELLTEISRIAIGCR; this comes from the coding sequence ATGTCATCGAGATCTCGAGGGGTGCGCCGAATCGCCGCGCTCAGCATCGCCGCCATCGTCGCCGTATCCGGTTGCACCTCGGGCAAGTCCGGCTCGATCTCGCCACAGGGGGACTCCGGAGATACGGGCGCTTCGACACCGGACGAAACCGGGGCCCTCGACTGGTCGCGCTGCGACGGCGACACCATCGCGGTCGAGTCACTCGTGTTGAATCAAGCGGCCGCCAAGGGCATGAAATGCGCCTCGATGGAGGTCCCCGTCGACCATGAGGAACCCGACGGGGCGACGATCACGCTCGCGCTCGCGCGGGTTCCCGCAACCAAACCCAGCGAACGAATCGGGTCGCTGGTGTTCAACCCCGGCGGACCCGGCGGCTCCGGCCTGGAGTTCCTCGCCTCGAGCGCAGCGCTCATCAGCCCCGACATCGCGGAACGTTTCGACCTCGTGTCCTTTGACCCTCGCGGGCTCGGAGCATCGAGTCCGCTCGAGTGTCTCACCCCCGACCAACGCGAGGAGTGGATCTCCCGCTCCTCCGACGAGGTCGCCGACACTCCGGAGATGGCCCTGGAATTCGAAACCGCCGTTGCACAGGGTTGCGAGGCCGACGACGCCGCCCTGTACGCGAACATCGGCACCGACGCGGTCATCGAGGACCTCGACCTCATACGCGAGGCGCTCGGCGAGGACCAGCTGAACTTCATGGGCATCAGCTACGGGACACGCATCGGAGCGCTGTACGCCAGCCGGCACCCCGACCGTGTCCGCGCCATCATCTTGGACTCCCCGGTGACCCCCGACCGATCGCTCGCAGCGCTCGCTGGTGGCCAGGCGGCCAGCCTCGCCGAGAGTCTCGCTCAGTTCTACCGGTGGTGTGACGCCGATCCCGAGTGCGCGCTTCAGCCGGACGCAGCGAGTGCGGCCCGGTCACAGGCCGAACGACTCGAAGTCACCCCGATCGAGGTCGAAGGCGAGAACGGGCTGGAACAACTCGACGGTTCGATGTTCGAAACCGCCCTGATCACCGCAATGTATGACCCGGCGATGTCCCAGCCGCTCGCCGAGGCGATCGTCGCGCTCGACGCCAGCGGCGCCGAACGCGAACGCGCCGCCGCCTTTCTGTTGCGCCTCGCCGGCCTGCAGCATTCACGTCAGCCCGACGGCACCTACGGAAACGGGTTCGAAGTCCAAACGCTCGTCAGCTGCGCTGATGCCGAGGCGCCCTTGAGCTCCCAGGAGGCCGAGCAGATCGCGGAATCGACCCCCACCCTGCTGCTACCCGACGACGCTGAGCCGTCCGCCAGCTGCACGATCCTGCCGACCGGTGCGGCCACCGAGATCACCACGTCGACGGCGGCCGAACGCGTCCTGGTCATCGGGTCCGTCGGCGATCCGGCGACACCCTACGCTTGGATGTCCCAGATGGCCGACGCGCTCGGAACGCCGAAACGCATCACCTACAGCGGGACCGGACATGGTGTTGCTCTGTCGCAGCCGTGTGTGTCCGCCCAACTCGTAGCGTTCCTCACCGATCCGGTTGCGTTCACCCCCACCGACTGCGAGCAGAACCCTGACGAACGCGACATCTACGCCACGATCGCGGGACAATTCACCGATCTCGGGCTTCCGGGCTCTACGATCGAGTGCATCGTCGAGGGCCTGAAAGAGCGCATCTCACCGCTTGCGATCGCCGCCGACGACGGCAGCGACATCGACTCGGAACTCCTCACCGAGATCTCACGGATCGCTATCGGATGCCGATGA
- a CDS encoding protein meaA gives MGDTPSGTAHTDQARPKDRPWLMRTYSGHSTAKASNELYRTNLAKGQTGLSIAFDLPTQTGYDSDHVMARGEVGKVGVPVSHLGHMRTLLDGIPQGEMNTSMTINATAAWLLGLYVANAEDHGVDSKVLRGTTQNDIVKEYLSRGTYIFPPEASRRLIVDMFAYCNRNIPHWNPMNVCSYHLQEAGATPTQEIAYSLACAIGVLDAVRDSGQVSPDAMSEVVASVSFFVNAGIRFIEETCKMRAFTQMWDRLTEERYGITDPKARRFRYGVQVNSLGLTEAQPENNIQRIVLEALGVTLSKSARARSLQLPAWNEALGLPRPWDQQWSLRIMQVLAYETDLLEYGDIFEGSKVVEARTNELIESAQAELDEILELGGAFEAIDEMKGRLVRSHTERMRRIESGEQTVVGLNSFTETEPSPLGGEDNIMKVDPAVEQAAIDELQQWRKQRDNGAVEAALDELERVARSDENIMDATIALAHAGGTTGEWAGCLREVFGEFRAPTGVAAATGTASTIPAMAQLAERLKTVAGGPPRILVAKPGLDGHSNGAEQVAVAARDAGMEVIYQGIRLTPEQIAAAARDEDVDIVGLSILSGSHMELLPEVVRLLRAEGVTCPVVAGGIIPTDDRPKLLADGIAAVFSPKDYELAELMTAIADLALRHRDET, from the coding sequence ATGGGTGACACACCGAGCGGAACCGCGCACACCGATCAGGCCCGGCCAAAGGATCGCCCCTGGTTGATGCGCACCTATTCAGGGCACAGCACGGCGAAGGCCTCCAACGAGCTGTACCGCACCAACCTCGCAAAGGGTCAGACCGGGCTGTCGATCGCGTTCGACCTCCCGACTCAGACCGGATATGACTCCGACCACGTGATGGCCCGCGGCGAGGTCGGCAAGGTCGGCGTTCCGGTTTCGCATCTCGGCCACATGCGCACGCTGCTCGACGGCATCCCTCAGGGCGAGATGAACACCTCGATGACGATCAACGCCACGGCCGCCTGGCTGCTCGGGTTGTACGTCGCCAACGCCGAGGACCACGGTGTCGATTCCAAGGTGCTTCGCGGAACCACCCAGAACGACATCGTCAAGGAGTACCTGTCCCGAGGCACGTACATCTTCCCGCCCGAGGCATCGCGCCGGTTGATCGTGGACATGTTTGCGTACTGCAACCGCAACATCCCCCACTGGAACCCCATGAACGTGTGCTCGTATCACCTTCAAGAGGCCGGTGCGACGCCCACCCAGGAGATCGCCTATTCCCTTGCCTGCGCCATCGGCGTGCTCGACGCGGTGCGCGATTCGGGCCAGGTTTCGCCCGATGCCATGTCCGAGGTCGTGGCGTCGGTGTCGTTCTTCGTCAATGCCGGAATCCGCTTCATCGAGGAAACCTGCAAGATGCGGGCCTTCACCCAGATGTGGGACCGCCTCACCGAGGAGCGCTACGGCATCACCGACCCCAAGGCGCGTCGTTTCCGCTACGGCGTGCAGGTCAACAGCCTCGGACTTACCGAAGCCCAACCGGAAAACAACATCCAGCGCATCGTGTTGGAGGCCCTGGGGGTGACGTTGTCGAAGTCGGCACGCGCCCGGTCATTGCAGCTTCCGGCCTGGAACGAAGCCTTGGGCCTTCCCCGCCCCTGGGATCAACAATGGTCGCTTCGCATCATGCAGGTGCTCGCGTACGAAACCGACCTGCTGGAGTACGGGGACATCTTCGAGGGGTCCAAGGTCGTCGAGGCCCGGACCAATGAGTTGATCGAATCCGCTCAGGCGGAACTGGACGAGATCCTCGAACTCGGCGGAGCGTTCGAGGCCATCGACGAGATGAAGGGCCGTCTGGTTCGCAGCCATACCGAACGCATGCGCCGAATCGAGTCGGGCGAACAAACCGTTGTCGGGCTCAACAGTTTCACCGAAACCGAGCCGTCACCGCTCGGCGGCGAAGACAACATCATGAAGGTCGACCCTGCGGTGGAGCAGGCGGCCATCGACGAACTTCAGCAGTGGCGTAAGCAGCGAGACAACGGCGCGGTCGAAGCCGCTCTCGATGAGCTCGAGCGCGTTGCTCGAAGCGACGAAAACATCATGGACGCCACGATTGCGTTGGCCCATGCCGGAGGTACCACCGGTGAGTGGGCAGGGTGTCTGCGCGAAGTCTTCGGCGAGTTTCGGGCGCCGACCGGAGTTGCCGCTGCCACCGGCACCGCTTCGACGATTCCGGCCATGGCGCAACTGGCCGAGCGTCTCAAGACCGTAGCGGGCGGGCCGCCGCGCATTCTCGTCGCCAAACCCGGCCTTGACGGCCACAGCAACGGTGCCGAGCAGGTCGCCGTCGCAGCCCGCGATGCCGGGATGGAGGTCATCTACCAGGGCATCCGCCTGACACCGGAACAGATCGCCGCGGCCGCACGGGACGAGGACGTCGACATCGTCGGCCTGTCGATTCTGTCGGGATCCCACATGGAGTTGCTTCCCGAGGTCGTGCGCCTCCTTCGCGCCGAAGGCGTCACCTGTCCGGTGGTGGCCGGCGGCATCATCCCCACCGACGACCGGCCGAAGCTGCTCGCCGACGGGATCGCTGCAGTGTTTTCCCCGAAGGACTACGAACTCGCCGAGCTGATGACCGCGATCGCCGATCTCGCGCTCCGCCATCGCGACGAGACGTAG
- a CDS encoding glycosyltransferase family 39 protein, with the protein MTTPNTTESPAPDDSAASTPRPVRDTIAQFAHPIVTAVLALTAAALVLGRFFVDTPMWLDEALSVNIAKLPLGDIADALRHDGHPPLYYVLLHGWMSVFGDSDAAVRSLSTVISIATLPLAYLAGRRLGGRRVGVTAMLLLALSPYAFRYGSEARMYSLLTLIAFAGFIAVSAALETPRPLRLVAVAVATAAGLWTQYWSLWLIATAGLLVVWVAVRSHRNGNPSNARGAWMTAVAMCVGGLAFVPWLPTMLYQSAHTGTPWAPSFRITNLVVTSLVEFTGGAYSEAQLGSFVLVCILLIAITGRSVSANAIELRTAINSDALVPLVLLCGTVVIASAVALVNGMAFAPRYASVYLPFVILLAALGINRFANGRARDAVLIAVALLSVAGVFLSNRQDRSQVGVAADAIRSRSDRGVVVVCPDQLGPSMSRQLDENQFDVVRYPDFGDPHFVDWVDYAERNANNDPAAFGAAVLELAQGRPLFAVFGDGFLTLEGQCGAVVETLASQRAPERLISPKMEDFYEPVTVMAFAG; encoded by the coding sequence ATGACCACACCCAACACCACGGAGTCTCCCGCTCCTGACGACTCCGCCGCGAGCACGCCCCGCCCTGTACGCGACACCATCGCACAGTTCGCCCACCCGATCGTCACCGCCGTGCTGGCGTTGACGGCGGCCGCACTCGTCCTCGGACGGTTTTTCGTCGACACGCCGATGTGGCTGGACGAGGCACTCAGCGTCAACATCGCGAAGCTCCCGCTCGGAGACATCGCCGACGCACTCCGCCACGACGGCCATCCGCCCCTGTACTACGTCCTCCTTCACGGCTGGATGTCGGTGTTCGGAGACAGCGATGCCGCGGTTCGTTCGCTGTCGACGGTCATCTCGATCGCCACACTTCCCCTCGCCTACCTCGCTGGACGTCGCCTCGGCGGACGGCGCGTCGGCGTCACCGCGATGCTCTTGTTGGCCTTGTCGCCCTACGCGTTCCGATACGGCAGCGAAGCCCGCATGTACTCACTGTTGACCCTGATCGCCTTCGCCGGCTTCATCGCTGTCAGCGCGGCCCTCGAGACACCCAGGCCACTGCGGCTCGTCGCGGTCGCTGTCGCCACCGCAGCCGGGCTGTGGACGCAGTACTGGTCGTTGTGGCTGATCGCCACCGCCGGGCTCCTCGTCGTGTGGGTCGCCGTACGCAGCCACCGCAACGGCAACCCGTCGAACGCACGCGGCGCCTGGATGACGGCTGTGGCGATGTGCGTTGGCGGCCTCGCGTTTGTCCCGTGGCTCCCGACGATGCTCTACCAGAGCGCACACACCGGCACCCCGTGGGCGCCGTCGTTTCGAATCACCAACCTGGTCGTGACGTCGCTGGTCGAGTTCACCGGTGGCGCGTACAGCGAGGCGCAGCTTGGCAGCTTCGTGCTCGTTTGCATCCTCCTGATCGCCATCACCGGGCGAAGCGTTTCGGCCAACGCCATCGAGTTGCGCACGGCGATCAACTCCGACGCGCTGGTACCGCTGGTGCTCTTGTGCGGCACCGTGGTGATCGCCAGCGCGGTCGCGCTCGTCAACGGCATGGCGTTCGCGCCGCGGTACGCGTCGGTGTACCTCCCGTTCGTCATCCTCCTCGCCGCGCTCGGAATCAATCGCTTCGCCAACGGTCGGGCGCGAGACGCTGTGTTGATCGCGGTCGCGCTCCTGAGCGTTGCCGGGGTGTTCCTGTCCAACCGCCAGGACCGCTCCCAGGTCGGCGTCGCCGCGGATGCGATCCGCTCCCGATCCGATCGCGGGGTCGTCGTCGTGTGTCCCGATCAACTCGGGCCGTCGATGTCGCGCCAACTCGACGAGAACCAATTCGACGTCGTGCGCTACCCCGATTTCGGTGATCCGCACTTCGTGGACTGGGTCGACTACGCCGAGCGCAACGCCAACAACGACCCGGCAGCGTTCGGGGCCGCGGTGTTGGAACTGGCCCAGGGCCGACCGCTGTTTGCCGTGTTCGGCGACGGCTTCCTCACGCTCGAAGGCCAATGTGGCGCCGTGGTCGAGACCCTCGCCTCCCAACGGGCTCCCGAGCGGCTCATCTCACCGAAGATGGAAGATTTCTACGAGCCGGTCACCGTCATGGCATTCGCCGGCTGA
- a CDS encoding pirin family protein: MAHEQNSTTGGSTTTDPILQVVELAQQWPTIDPFLFTAHHLDDFPAGDDRLAPVESTAGRPIGSDFTGLNGWSMYHGSAVPGFPQHPHRGFETVTYVRTGHIDHHDSMGAAARFGKGDTQWMTAGRGVVHSEMFPLIEQDRRNPTELFQIWLNLPADDKMVDPYFTMFWGEDTPKVSIVNEHGASATVTVVAGPFGDATPKAPPPNSWAARPEADVAIWHLVLDEHASLDLPPAQSDETVRTLYVFHGAGARIAGRDIEASRGVLVDASAPLKIEAATGPVEILVLQGRPIGEPVARYGPFVMNTKAQIQQAFDDYQRTQFGGWPWPTDDPAHPRDEARFALHSDGRRESPPTP, from the coding sequence ATGGCACACGAGCAGAATTCCACCACCGGCGGCTCAACGACGACCGATCCGATTCTCCAAGTGGTCGAACTTGCACAGCAGTGGCCCACGATCGACCCGTTCCTCTTCACCGCTCACCACCTCGACGACTTCCCCGCGGGTGACGACCGCCTCGCTCCCGTCGAGTCGACTGCCGGGCGACCGATCGGCTCCGATTTCACCGGTCTCAACGGCTGGTCGATGTACCACGGCAGCGCGGTTCCGGGGTTCCCGCAACACCCGCACCGCGGATTTGAAACAGTCACCTACGTACGCACCGGACACATCGACCATCACGACTCGATGGGCGCGGCAGCGAGGTTCGGCAAGGGCGACACACAGTGGATGACCGCCGGTCGCGGCGTCGTGCACAGCGAGATGTTTCCGCTGATCGAACAGGACCGACGCAACCCGACCGAACTGTTCCAGATCTGGTTGAACCTCCCAGCGGACGACAAGATGGTCGACCCCTACTTCACCATGTTCTGGGGAGAGGACACGCCCAAGGTGTCGATCGTGAACGAACACGGCGCGAGCGCGACGGTGACCGTCGTCGCCGGACCGTTCGGTGATGCGACGCCGAAGGCCCCACCGCCCAACTCGTGGGCCGCTCGCCCCGAGGCCGATGTCGCCATTTGGCACCTCGTGCTCGACGAGCACGCGTCGCTCGATCTCCCGCCGGCGCAAAGCGATGAGACCGTTCGCACCCTGTATGTCTTTCACGGGGCGGGGGCGCGGATCGCCGGGCGCGACATCGAGGCATCCCGCGGCGTCCTCGTCGATGCCAGCGCGCCGCTCAAGATCGAAGCGGCGACGGGCCCGGTCGAGATTCTCGTCCTGCAGGGCCGCCCGATCGGCGAACCGGTGGCGCGCTACGGGCCGTTCGTGATGAACACCAAGGCGCAGATACAACAGGCCTTCGACGACTACCAACGCACTCAATTCGGAGGGTGGCCGTGGCCGACCGACGACCCGGCGCATCCCCGTGACGAGGCGCGCTTCGCGCTGCACAGCGACGGACGGCGAGAGTCTCCACCGACACCCTGA
- a CDS encoding iron ABC transporter permease: protein MSSTASKSDLASATSARVSVTAVFGVLIAIVVLGTIYSAGRGQLPISPGEVVGSILRKVGISGGAEMTHPNGDVTLWNVRFPRIAMALLVGAALAVAGAVMQGIFGNPLAEPSVIGVSSGAAVGACAAIVWKVAWFGAYTTPVFAFVTSLITTFAVYAMSRRDGKAEVVTIVLMGIAVNALASGLVGWFVFMGDTAAREQIVFWQLGSLNGSRWQQVWAVAPLIGIGLIGSVLIARQLDLLALGERSARHLGVNVERLRLIAIVLSSLLVGPAVAFSGIIGFVGLIVAHLIRMLIGPAHRRLIPAAALGGASVLLIADVIARTAKDYADLPIGMLTAVVGGPTFFFLIRKTRKHAGGWA from the coding sequence ATGTCGTCCACTGCGTCGAAATCCGATCTGGCGTCGGCCACCTCCGCTCGTGTGAGCGTCACCGCGGTGTTCGGAGTGCTGATCGCCATCGTGGTTCTCGGCACGATCTACTCGGCCGGGCGCGGTCAGTTGCCGATCAGCCCCGGCGAGGTGGTCGGATCGATTCTGCGCAAGGTCGGGATCAGCGGCGGTGCGGAGATGACCCACCCCAACGGTGACGTGACGCTGTGGAACGTTCGCTTTCCACGAATTGCGATGGCGTTGCTGGTGGGCGCCGCCCTCGCGGTGGCGGGTGCGGTGATGCAGGGAATCTTCGGCAATCCGCTCGCTGAACCATCGGTGATCGGCGTGTCGTCAGGGGCGGCGGTCGGAGCCTGTGCGGCCATCGTGTGGAAGGTCGCATGGTTCGGTGCGTACACGACGCCGGTCTTCGCGTTCGTCACGAGCCTCATCACGACGTTCGCGGTCTACGCCATGTCGCGACGCGATGGGAAGGCTGAGGTGGTCACGATCGTGTTGATGGGGATCGCCGTCAACGCCTTGGCCTCGGGTCTGGTGGGCTGGTTTGTGTTCATGGGCGATACCGCGGCCCGCGAGCAGATCGTGTTCTGGCAACTCGGAAGCCTCAACGGCAGCAGGTGGCAACAGGTGTGGGCGGTCGCACCGCTGATCGGCATCGGATTGATCGGCTCGGTGCTCATCGCCCGTCAACTCGACCTGCTCGCGCTCGGTGAACGGTCGGCCCGTCACCTCGGGGTCAACGTCGAACGGCTTCGCCTCATCGCCATCGTGTTGTCCTCGCTGCTCGTCGGTCCGGCGGTGGCGTTCTCGGGCATCATCGGGTTCGTCGGGCTGATCGTGGCTCACCTGATCCGCATGCTCATCGGGCCGGCGCATCGACGTCTGATCCCCGCGGCCGCCCTTGGTGGTGCCAGCGTGTTGTTGATCGCCGACGTGATCGCCCGAACCGCCAAGGACTACGCAGATCTCCCCATCGGCATGCTCACTGCGGTGGTTGGCGGCCCGACGTTCTTCTTCCTCATCCGCAAGACACGCAAGCACGCGGGCGGCTGGGCATGA